The Bosea sp. 685 DNA window CAGGAAAAGCGGCGCCGCGACGGTGAGCCAGTGAGCGCCCAGCCAGCCGGCCAGGCTGTTTCGGGCCGAGGCCAACCCGGTCAGCCAGCGGCCGACGGCGATGCGCGAGCGCGCGGCCATCCAGAAGACGAAGCTCAGCACGAGGCTCGTCACCAGGATCTGGCCGGCAGCGATCGCTTCCGCCGGGGTCGCGGTCGCGATCAGCAGGCGGATCACGATTCGCAAGGTCATGATCAGGAGGACGATCAGCGTGATGCGGCGATACAGGGCAGCGGCCTCGCCATCGTCCATTGCGGCGAGGCGGGCGCCGGCGAGGCTCGGCCGCAGCACGAAGCGGAAAGCCAGCATGTAGAGCCGCCAGGCGAAGATTCCCGCGAGGACCGCGGCCGCGAGCTTGTCCTGGCCCACGCCGCGAGAAAACCAGATGCCGATCGCGCCGTAGCTGACGAGCCAGACGGCGGCGACGCCGACAAGATCGAGCGTCAGGATCGCGCCGATCGGCAGCAGCGCGGCGGGGCCGGGTGTCGCGGCAACTCTCGCGCCCAGGCGCGTTCGCAGGCCGCCGAACAGGGCCGCCACGAGCCGTTCGATGGCGAGCGCCAGCGCGGCGGAGATGAACAGCAGCAGGAGAAACGCCGACAATCCGCGGCCATCGCCGGCCTGGACGATCAGCCTGGGAAATTCCGCCAGCCGGCGGCCGAGCTCAGGGAAAGCCGCCAAAGCGGCGGCGCCTCTGTCGACGAATTGCGCCACCCGGGCTTCGAGCGGGTCCGGCGTCGCGGCCGCGGCGGGGTCCGAGCCCCCTCCTCCCGCCACTGCAGGCGCGGGTGCCTTCAGCTTCGCGACGACCGATCGGCCGATAGCTTCGACAAGTGCGTCGAACTGTTCCTGGCTGATCCCGGCAGGCGGAGCCGCGGTTTGGGCGAGCGCTGGAAGCGAGAGCGCGTGCAAACATAAAAACAGGCAAAATAAAGGCGCGAGCGCCAGAAATCTCAAAGCTGACGTGAAGGGTTGCCCGATGAATCGTTTCTGAGCAGACATTGACGCACGGCCTCTGGCCACAAGGTCAGAAAAACAACTGAAGTCACTTTCGGCAAATAAGCTCATAGCGCCGACATCATCCGCCGTCTTATAGAATGAAATTCGACAACGCGCAGCGATATCTACCTTAAAATACTGAACTCGCATCAAATAATTTATGACCACAGGACTTTACACACGAAAATTATATATCGCTGACCTGAATTGACCGATCCCTCCTATGCGATCAAGGTTAGTCGATACGAACCGCGCCGACAAGCTTAGCCATGTCTGCAAGGTCAAGTTTTATGTGCGGAATCCTTTTCGCATGTGCGGCATCGGAGTTGCGGCATGGCGCTGCCATCTCTAGGGAATGTTGAGCTCATGCGCCCCGGTGGCGCGCGGCGGCCGGCACTGTTCAGCCGCGCGCCCCACCGGATCCTGATGGCGCTCGCCTGCGCCCTTCCCGCCCCGGCCAGCCTTGCCGAAGAGCGGCCTCGCCCGGAGGCGTCCGCCTCTGATACCGAGCCGCCAGCGACAGGGCCGGAGATCTACATCGACGCCTCCGCGACGCTGGCGAGATCGCCGGGAAACAGCTTCGTCATCGGCCGGCGCGGGTTCTTCTCGATCACGAGCAGCTCCGGCAAGTCGCTCTCCATCGACGCCCCGCTAACCATCGACATCACCGACGACCTGAGCGTCTATGCGGGCTTCGATTTCGCCAGCTCCAAGACGGCTTCCACGCCATGGTCGCAACTGGCGCTAGGCAGCTTCAGCACCGGCTTCGACTATACTTTCCTCGACCAGACCCGGTTTGTCCCCGAGCTTTCGGTCTCCGGCTCTGTCTCGCGGCCCGTCAGGATTCCACTCGGATCGGCTCTGACGACGACCTGGTCAGGGGGCTCGACGCGGATTTTTCCCTCGACGAGGCGGGACATCGCGGCCTCATCGCCGGCCTCGCGCTCACCTATGTCACCGTCAATTCCGGGCCGGGCCAGCTTCAGCCGCTCTATGGCGGCTATGTCGGGGTCTATCATCAGTGGGAGGCCGGCTGGAAGCTGACGGGAAAGGCCGGCTACGCGACCTTTGGCGGCGGCAATCTCGGCACGGTCATTCGCGCCACGCCGGTTCGGCAGGTCTTCGCGACGCTGGAATTCGAGAAATACGATGCCGCCGACAACAAGATGTTCGGCCTGGGGCTGGCTGGAGCGCTGTCGCGGAGCACGACCGGCAAGACCAGCACCTCCGTCCAGCTCGTCCTCTCCGTGCCGCTCTACCTGGCCCGGAAACGCTGAACTTCGGCCAAAGGCCACGGAATCTTGCAGACAGCGCGCCGGCCTGTCACGTCGGCTCAGGGTCCGCGCCTTTTCAAGCCTGCTTCTTTTTCAACTCTGCTTGGGCGGCTCCGGCTTCGGCGGCTCCTCGATGGCCTTGCCAAGCCGGTCGAGCTCAAGCGAATAGCAGAACAGGGCAAACAGCACCCAGAGCACGATAAGGCCTCTGGCCAGAGCCTGGTCGAGCGAGGGCAGCCCGGCGAGCTCGGGCAGGTGCCGGAAAAACAGCACCGAGAACAGCGCGCCGCCAAAGAAGAAACTGGAGCGCCCGGCAAACTGGACGAGATGACCGAGGAAGGGGCTGTGAACCGGCGCCGCCACCGCGACCCAGCGATAGCGCGCCCAATAGGCGCAATGCAGGATCAACGTCGCCAGCACGATCTCCAACTCGACGAGGCGGCTCACTTGCAGCGGCTCGCCGATCCGCATGATCATCTGGCGAAACAACGGAAACATCACCCAAAACAGCGCCGTCGCCGCCGCCGTCTGGACAGCCAGGAGGCCAAAATAGGCAGCGTCCTTCCGGAACGCCGCAAGGGTTGTGCGAGCGGCCATGCCGGATGGTGCAGAGCCGCGCCGCTCATGGCAAGACTGGTTGCGGCAAATCTGGTTATGGCAAGTCCGGCGAGCGCCGACGTCGTTGAGGAAGCCCGGCCGGCGTGAAAATCGCGCGGCCTGCCCCCGATGCTACGCCGTCCGCCGCCACGCCTAGAAGCAGGCTGGATATTCCCGCATCCAGCACGGGACTGCGGGAACTTCCACGAGCCGCAAGGCGCTGATCTCGGCACGACGCCGGATTGATGAGCCTGTCTCATAAAGCCAATCGGCCCTCCTTCTGGAACGCTTCCAAGCTCTGAGCAGTTGGGAGGATAGGCATCCGCGAAGCGCGGCATCGCGACGGTGTGTCCGCCATGGGGCGAGTTCTCCATGGCGGTCGCGGGTCAGCGCGAGGTCGCTGTGAGCGTCGGCAACTCCGGAGTGAGCATGAATCTACCCACCGATCTGGCGGCGACGCGCCGCGATGTGTTGGTCGCCACCGCAGCCGCGGTTGCAACGACATCATCCGCCTCGCGGCTCGCCGCACAAACCTCGGCGGAGACTGGCGCTGCCGGCCCGGGCCCCGTCATTCTGCCCGTTTCATTCGAGGTCAACGGCGCGCGACGCGAACTCAACCTCGATGCGCGGACGACGCTGCTCGACGCGCTGCGCGAAAATCTCCACCTGACCGGCACGAAGAAGGGCTGCGATCACGGCCAGTGCGGCGCCTGCACCGTCCTCGTCGAGGGCCGGCGCATCAATTCCTGCCTGACGCTCGCCGTCATGCACCAGGGCGAGCGCATCACCACGATCGAGGGCCTCGGCACGCCCGACGACATGCATCCGATGCAAGCCGCCTTCGTCAGGCATGACGGCTTTCAGTGCGGCTACTGCACGCCAGGCCAGATCTGCTCGGCGGTCGGCGTTCTCGACGAGATCAAGGCCGGCATCCCCAGCCATGTCAGCGCCGATCTGACTGCCCTGCCCGAAGGATCGCAAGCCGAGATCCGGGAGCGCATGAGCGGCAACATCTGCCGCTGCGGCGCCTATTCCAACATCGTCGACGCCATCACCGAAATGTCCGGGAGGAAGGCATGAAATCCTTCACCTATGAGCGCGCCGCCACGCCGGCGCAGGCTGCGTCAGCCGCCGCCCGAAACCCGGATGCGCGCTTCATCGCCGGCGGAACCAACCTGCTCGACCTGATGAAGCTGGAGATCGAGAGCCCGCGCCACCTGATCGACGTCAACGGCCTCGCACTCGACACCATCGAGCCGACGCAGGATGGCGGACTGAGGATCGGCGCGCTTGTGCGCAACACCGATCTCGCGGCCGATGCGCGCATCCGGCGCGATTACGGCTTGCTGTCGCGCGCGCTTCTGGCCGGCGCTTCGGGCCAGCTCCGCAACAAGGCGACGACGGCCGGCAACCTGCTGCAGCGCACCCGCTGCCCCTATTTCTACGACACCAACCAGCCATGCAACAAACGGCAACCCGGCACAGGCTGCTCGGCGCTGGGCGGGTTCAGCCGGTCGCTTGCGGTGGTGGGCGCAAGCGATGCCTGCATCGCCACGCATCCCAGCGACATGGCGGTGGCGATGCGAGCGCTGGACGCGCAGGTCGAGACGGTGAGACCCGATGGCGGGACGCGCAGCCTGCCGATCGCCGAATTCTACCGGGCGCCGGGCGAGACGCCCCACCTTGAAAGCACCCTCGCCGCGGGCGAACTGATCACGGCGGTGACCCTGCCCAGGCCCGTCGGCGGCAAGCATGTCTATCGCAAGGTGCGCGACCGCGCGTCCTATGCATTCGCGCTGATTGCGGTCGGCGCGATCGTGCAGCGCGACGGCACCGGGCGCGTTGCCCTGGGCGGCGTCGCCCACAAGCCGTGGCGGATCGAGGCGGCAGAGGCCCAACTGCCACAAGGCGCCAGGGCCGTGACGGAGCGCCTGCTGGCGAATGCCAGAACCACCCATGACAATGCCTTCAAGCTCCCGCTGGTCGAGCGCACGCTCGCCGCCGTGCTTGTCGAAGCGAGGGCCTGACGCCATGAAATTCGACACACAAGCCACCACCAACCCGATCGACAGGCTCAAGGTCGTCGGGCAGCCGCTGGACCGGATCGACGGGCCGCGCAAGGCGACCGGCACGGCCCGCTACGCCTATGAGCAGCACGATGTCGCGCCGAACCAGGCCTATGGCCATGTCGTCGGCGCGGCCATCGCCAAGGGCCGGATCACCGGAATGGACCTTGCCGCCGCGCAGCAGGCGCCCGGCGTGTTGACCATCGTCACGGCCCAGAGCGCCGGCAAGCTCGCCAAGGGCAAGTACAACACCGCCAGGCTGCTGGGCGGCCCGGAGATCCAGCACTACCATCAGGCGGTGGCTCTCGTCGTCGCCGAGACCTTCGAGCAGGCCCGCGCTGCCGCGCAGCTGGTGAAAGTGCGTTACGCGGACGCGAAGGGCAGCTTCGATCTCGCCGCCGTCAGGGACAGCGCGCCCGACGCCCCGGCCGATGGAGAGGCACCGACCCAGACCGCCATCGGCGACTTCGCGGGCGCCTTCGCCGCCGCGCCGGTGAAGCTCGACCAAAGCTATTCGACGCCCGATCAGGCCCACGCGATGATGGAGCCGCATGCCTCCATCGCCCGCTGGGAGGGCGACAAGCTGACGCTGTGGACCTCAAACCAGATGATCGCCTGGAGTGTGGGCGACATGGCCAGGACGCTGGGCATTCCCAGGGAGAATGTCCGGCTGATCTCGCCTTTCATCGGCGGCGGCTTCGGCGGCAAGCTCTTCATCCGTGCCGACGCGCTGCTGGCGGCGCTGGGCGCGCGCGCGGCCGGGCGGCCGGTCAAGGTCGCCCTGACACGGCCGATGATGTTCAACAACACCACTCACCGCCCCGCGACGATCCAGCGCATTCGCATCGGCGCAACGCCCGACGGCAAGATCACCGCGATCGGGCATGAGAGCTGGTCCGGGGACCTGAAGGATGGTGGACCGGAGCTCGCGACGCAGCAGACGCGCCTGCTCTATGCCGGCGCCAACCGGATGACCTCGCTGAAGCTTGCGGTGCTCGATCTGCCCGAGGGCAACGCGATGCGCGCGCCGGGCGAGGCGCCGGGCCTGATGGCGCTGGAGATCGCCATGGACGAGATGGCGGAGACACTCGGCCTGGACCCGATCGAGTTCCGCATTCGCAACGACACCCAGGTCGATCCGGAGAAGCCGCAACGGCCGTTCTCGCAGCGCCGCCTGGTCGAATGCCTGCGCCTGGGCGCCGAGCGCTTCGGCTGGGACAAGCGCTCGGCGACGCCGGCTACCATCCGGGACGGCAAGTGGCTCGTCGGCATCGGAGTCGCCTCAGCCTTGCGCAACAACCTCGCCATGAAGTCGGGTGCGCGGGTCAGGCTCGATCGCGACGGCATCGTCACGGTCCAATCCGACATGACCGACATCGGCACCGGCAGCTACACCATCATCGCCCAGACGGCCGCGGAAATGATGGGCCTGACCATCGACAAGGTGAAGGTCGAGCTCGGCGACTCGAGCTTCCCTGTCTCGGCCGGTTCCGGCGGCCAGTGGGGCGCAAATTCGGCAACCGCGGGCGTCTACGCGGCCTGCGTCAAGCTGCGCGAGGCCGTGCTGAAAAAACTCGGGCTCAACCTGGCCGATGCGGTGTTCGAGGATGGCGCCGTGAGGTCGGGCGATCGCACGGTCCCGCTGGCGCTGGCCGCGCGCGAAGCCGACATCACCGTCGAGGATACGATCGAGTTCGGCGACCTCGACAAGACGCATCAGCAATCGACCTTCGGCGGCCATTTCGTCGAGGTCGGCGTGGACAGCGCCACCGGCGAGGTCCGGCTCCGGCGCATGCTCGCCGTCTGCGCGGCAGGCCGCATCCTCAATCCGAAATCCGCCCGCAGCCAGGTCATCGGCGCGATGACGATGGGCGCGGGCGCGGCCTTGATGGAGGATCTCGTCATCGACAAGCGCCGCGGCTTCTTCGTCAATCACGACCTGGCGGGTTATGAGGTTCCCGTCCATGCCGACATCCCCCATCAGGATGTCATCTTCCTCGATGAGACCGACCCGATGTCCTCGCCGATGAAAGCCAAGGGCGTGGGCGAACTCGGCATCTGCGGGGTTGGCGCGGCGATCGCGAATGCGGTCTACAATGCCACCGGCGTGCGCGTGCGCAATTATCCGATCACCTTGGACAAGCTGCTCGACAGGCTGCCATCGGTGAGCTGAGACGCCGGATCGGTTCGGCCGCTCAACGGCTCGTGGCCGGAGCCCGCTCGGCGACCATTGCCGGTCGCGGTTCCCGTCCTTCCGTCAAAACCGCACGGGGCGTGGGAAGGATCAGGCAGGATCAACACGGCGGCGGCACCTACCCTGCCCGAGGCGATCAGGCTCGGGAAAGCATGAGCAAAACCCCAGCCGCCACAACCAGGGCGGCATAGGTCAGCAGCATGCCGAAGCCTCTGAGCGGTGCAGATTCGCGCCACATGCCCACGGCATGGAGCAATCGACCGCCGGCCAGGACGCCGCCGATCGACAGGACCAGCCATGTCGCCGCCGCATGAGCCTCGACCAGGCCAAGCCCGATCACGCCCAGCGGCACATATTCGATGAAATTGCCCTGCGCCCGGATGCGCAGCCGAAGCACCGCATCCGGGCTGTCGCCAATGAGGTCGCCGACCTTCACGCGCCGCAGCGTGACCGGAACGGACAGGGCGACCAAAGCGAGGGCGAAGATCGCGGTGAAGCTCGAGGTGATCGGAAGAAAGCTCATTGGCTCTCCCTCAGTGGCCGGTATGGCGCTCGGCGCGGGCTGTCGATGATCGCGCCGGTGATGATGGCGACCGCTCCATTCAGCCGAGCCATGGCGACGCCTCCTCGGTTGCGTGGCCATGCGCCGCCGAACGCTCGAACCGCATCGGCGCATAGGGCGACGGGGTCTCGCGGGCGGCGTTCTGGGTGTAGAAGGATGCAGCCAGGAGCATGAGGCCCACGACCGCCGGCACGGCCGCCCGTGGCTTGCGCACGCCAAGATGGGCCAGGCCCGAGAGCAGCAGGTGATAGAGCATGCCGGCATAGGCGAGATCGCTCAGAAACGGCTCCGGACGCCAGAGGATCGCGATCGGCCCCAGGATCTTCACGACGACCATGAGCTGGACGAGATAAGCGGGGTATCCAAGCCCGGCCAGGGCCTCGCGGACCCAGGCGCCCCTGATCAGGTAAAGGAATGCAGATGAGATATATAAGAGCAACAGCAATGCGGTGCTTGCCCAATAGATGTATTGTGCGGACATGAGTTTTCATCTGCCGCGAAGGCAGCATTCTCCAATCGAATTGTTGCTGTATGGCAGCTCAAATCGACGAGCAGCTTGTCGATGCAGGCAAAATGGCGGACGATATTGATCCCTGCAAGTAGGATGAATTACTGTCACTCAGTATGGAAAACCTGACCATGGCCAATGGCGACTTCACCATGCAGGACGAGATGCGCCGGGCCTTCGCGCTGCTCTCGGGCAAGTGGAAGCTGGAGATCATGTGGCTTCTCCACCAGCGCACCTACCGCTTCGGGGAGCTGCGCAAGGCGATCCCTGGCATCACGCAGCACATGCTGACGGCGCAGCTGCGCGAGCTCGAAGCCGACGGCCTGGTCTCGCGAACGGTGTTTGCGCAAGTCCCGCCCAAGGTCGAATATGAGATCACCCCCAAGGCGCGGGGGCTCGGCCCGACGATCGCGGCGTTGACGGCCTGGTGGCAGGAGCACGGCCAAAGCGTGCCGGAGCGACCGACCATGAGGGGCCGCAAGCCGCGCTGATGAGAGCCGGGCGACCTGCCCTTCCCCGGGGCGCTCGAGGCAGCCGGCATGCATCATGCCTCCGACACGCCCGTCTCCGTTACGCAGCCATGTCCACGTCAGGACGGCGTCCCGGTCCGCGCCCGAACCGTCCCCCTAGAAGCGATCAGCCGCGAAGGGCTTGAGGTCGCAGAAGGCCGGCATGCCGGTCATCGTTTCGGCCAGGAGCCGCCCGGTGGCCGGGCCCAGGGTGAAGCCGTGATGGGCGTGGCCGAAGGCGAACCAGAGGCCGCGATGGCGGGAAGCCGGGCCGATGACCGGCAGCATGTCGGGCAGGCAGGGCCGTGCGCCGCGCCAGGGCTGCGCATCCAGGCGCGGGCCGAGCGGCATGATCCGGCGCGCGACCGTCTCCGCCTGGTCGAGCTGCCAGCTATCCGAAGGCTCGTCGCGGCCGGCAAGCTCGATGCCGGTGGTCAGGCGAATGCCGCGCTGCATCGCGCTCAGCACGAAACCCGCCTGTGCATCGCAGAGCGGGTGCTGCGGCACAGCCTCGTTCACGGCCGCGTAATGCATGTGGTAGCCACGCTTGAAAGCGAGCGGGAAGCGATAGCCGAGGCGCTCATAGAGATCGCCCGACCAGGGCCCGAGCGCGACCACGACCTCCGCCGCCCGCCAGTCCCCGGCCTCGGTCGGTAGGCGCCATTGCGTACCCTCCTGACTCAACTCCAGCGCATCCGCCTTCACAAGCGTGCCGCCGCGCGCGACAAACAGCCCGGCATAGGCGCGTGTCACCGCGCCGGGATCACTGACTGTGACCGGGTCGCGCCAGTGCAAGGCGCCGGCAACGGTGCCGGGCAGCAGAGCGGGCTCCAGGGCGCGCAGGGTCTCGGGGTCCAGCACGTCATAGGTGAGCCCGTAGCCATGCAAGCCCACTGCCGCGGAAATCGCCTGCTCGAGCGCGCGCGGGTTGCGGTAAAGCTCGATCCAGCCCTCGCCGCGCATCAGCGCCTGCGTGCCGGCGGCCGCCGTCCAGCGCCGGTGCTCGTCGATGCAGCGTTCGATCAGCGGCAGGATGGCGCGGCCCTGCCGCTCGAGCCGGTCGGGCGCCGAATTCCACCAGTAGCGCGCCAGCCACGGCGCCATCCGCAAGAGCGCCGCCGGCCGGTAGCGCACGGCGATGGAGCGGTTCGAGGCGAAGGCGGCAAGCGTCGCGAGGTCGCGCGGGAAGGCGTAGGGCACGACGGAGGAGCGCTCGATCAGCCCGGCATTGCCATGGCTGGTTTGCCCTCCCGGTTCGCCGCGATCGACCAGCAGGACGCTGCGGCCGCGCTCCTGCAGATGCAGGGCCGCGCTGACGCCGATGATGCCGGCCCCGAGCACGATCACGTCGGCTTGCCGTGCCTGCACCTGTCGCGAGCCGGCTTGGCGTGGCTCGGCCTGTCCGGTTTCGGCCTGATCTGTCCGGGCCTGTCCTGTTGCAGTCGTCATCGCGCCGGTCAGACCCGTCTCCATTCGCCCTGACAATCAGCAGCGGCTTGGGCATAGCCGCTGCGGGTATTGCTGCCTATGGCATCGCCACAGACGAGCCTCAAAGCGCCATGATTTGCAAGAAAATAAAAATCCTTTGACAGTGTGATAGAAAAATTTCTTGATTGCGACATCGCCCGGGAATTCCGATGTCGCAGACACTCCGCCAGAGATTGCAGGCCTGCCTCACCGGCGGCTCCCGCGCCGACAAGGCGCTGGCGAGCTACATGCTGGCGCGGATGTCGAGCCTGCCTTTCGAGACGGCGGCAAGCCTGGCCGAAAAGGTTTCGCTGAGCGAGCCGACGGTCGGGCGCTTCTGCCGGACGCTCGGCTACAGGAGCCTGAAGGATCTCAAGGCGAGCCTGGCCGATGAGATCGGCGACAGCCCCTGGCTGATCAGCGACCGACTGCGCGATTTCCAAGAGCGCAGCCGCTCCGGGGACGACCAGCTGGCGCGCAGCCTCGAGCTCGAGATCGCCGGCCTCGTCCGGCTCTACGAGCTTGCCCAGAGCGAGGAGTGGAAGCGCGTGGCGCGCCGCCTCGCCAGCGCGCCCACAGTCTACATCACCGGCTTCCAGACTGAGCGGGGCTTGGCGCAATATCTCGCCAACCAGCTCCAGTACCTGCGCGACGGCGTGCATCTCGTCGATCTCGCTGCCGGCAATTTCTCCGAGCTGCTGCTCCCGGACGGGCCCGGGCGCTGCCTGGTGATCTTCGAGGCGCGGCGCTATTCGCGCATGGCAAAAGTGCTGGCACAGGAAGCCAAGGCTGCCGGCATCGCCACCACGCTCGTCACCGATTCCTTCTGCGACTGGGGGCGCGGGCTGGTCGACGAGATGCTGGTCGTCTCGACCGAGTTCAACCTGTTCTGGGACTCGACCGCCCAGATGGCGAGCCTGAGCAACCTCATGATCAACGCCGTCTTCGTCGAGCTCGGCCCGCAGGTCGAGCAGCGGCTGAACCGGATGGCGGAGCTCTATGGCCGCTTCACCGGCCATGTCGGCGACACCACAGGCCCGCTCGACTAATGGGCGGCACTTTCCAAACCTTCCATGCCTTCAATGCCTGCGCAGCATCTGACAACAAAAAGGGGAACCGGAATGAAGACGATGATGACACGCAGCCTGCTGGCCTTGAGCCTCGCGGGCTTGGGCTTCACAGGATTGGCCGCAACCAGCGCGCAGGCGCAGGAGGCGACCTTCGTGATGACCGCGCGCCTCGTCGGCGCGCCGACCTATAACCCGACCAAGGCGACCAAGCTCAATACGGCGACGACGCTGATTTTTGACCGTCTGGTCGTGCAGGATGCCGACCAGAGCTTCCATGGCCAGCTCGCCTCCTCCTGGGACGCCAGCCCCGATGGCATGCAATGGACCTTCAAGCTCAAGCCTGGCGTCAAGTTCCACAATGGCGAGCCGTTCAACGCCAAAACGATCGAATGGTGGGTGCCGCAGTTCAAGGGCACCGAGAACGCCTTCACCGTGGAGGCGATCGAGCGTGTCGAGGTCGTCGACGACCTGACCGTGCGCTTCCACATGAAGCACCCAGACCCGAACCTGCTGTTCAACCTCGCCACATCCTTCATGTGCATTCCAGAGCCCAAGGCCTACACGGCGCTCGGCGACAAATTCGGCGTGACCGAGGCCATCGGCACCGGCCCCTACAAGATGCAGCAGTTCAGCGTCGGCCAGCAGACCGTGCTGGTGCGCAATGACGACTATGCCTGGGCCTCCGACCTCTCGACCAATCAGGGGCCGGCCAAGTTCAAGAAGCTGACCTTCCGCGAGATCGCCGAGGAATCGACCGCCTATCTCGAACTGAAGACCGGCGGCGCCGACATGCTGGTCAATGTGCCGACCGACTTCCTGCCGCGCATCCAGGCCGACAAGGCGGTGAAGCTCGTCACCATTCCCGGCAATGAGCTGGTCTATATGCCGATCAACACCAGCGTCGAGCCGTTCACCGATGTCAGGCTGCGCGAGGCGACCGCGTTCGCCGTCAACCAGAAGGAGATCCTGACCAGCCTCTATGGCGGCAATGGCGCGGCAGCCGACACCTTCCTGATCTCCTCGCTGAAGGAGTCGCAGGTCGAGCCGAAATACAAGATTTCCTATGATCCGGAGCGCTCGAAGAAGCTGTTCGACGCAGCCGGCTGGAAGGCGGGGCCCGACGGCATCCGCGTCAAGGACGGCAAGCGCCTCGAGGTCAAGCTCTGGACCCAGAACGGCACCGAGTTCAAGCGCCTCGTCGAGATCGTCCAGGCCCAGCTCAAGGCTGTCGGTATGCAGGCCGATATCAGCATCATCGATGCCGGCTCGATCAACGCGCAGTACCGCAAGAAGACCGAGCACCAGCTCGCGATCCGCGCCTATCAATGGACCAATGCCGACATCGTCGACTGGTTCTTCGCGGCCAAGCGCGCGGGCTACCCCAATGTCTCGATGTTCAACGACCCTGAAGCCGAGCGGCTGAACGACATCGCCATGAACAAGTCCAAGACCTGGGACGAGCGCGTCGCGAACTTCACCCGCTATCATGAGTATGTGCTGTCGCAGTACGCCTTCGCGCCGATCTACCAGCCGGCGCAGAGCCTGGCCTATGGCAAGCGCATCACCTTGCCCCAGGTGATCCGCGGTACCGGGCTCTACGGGCCGACCATGCTCGATATCGCCCCGGCGAATTGAGCCCGGCCCAAACGAACT harbors:
- a CDS encoding ABC transporter substrate-binding protein produces the protein MKTMMTRSLLALSLAGLGFTGLAATSAQAQEATFVMTARLVGAPTYNPTKATKLNTATTLIFDRLVVQDADQSFHGQLASSWDASPDGMQWTFKLKPGVKFHNGEPFNAKTIEWWVPQFKGTENAFTVEAIERVEVVDDLTVRFHMKHPDPNLLFNLATSFMCIPEPKAYTALGDKFGVTEAIGTGPYKMQQFSVGQQTVLVRNDDYAWASDLSTNQGPAKFKKLTFREIAEESTAYLELKTGGADMLVNVPTDFLPRIQADKAVKLVTIPGNELVYMPINTSVEPFTDVRLREATAFAVNQKEILTSLYGGNGAAADTFLISSLKESQVEPKYKISYDPERSKKLFDAAGWKAGPDGIRVKDGKRLEVKLWTQNGTEFKRLVEIVQAQLKAVGMQADISIIDAGSINAQYRKKTEHQLAIRAYQWTNADIVDWFFAAKRAGYPNVSMFNDPEAERLNDIAMNKSKTWDERVANFTRYHEYVLSQYAFAPIYQPAQSLAYGKRITLPQVIRGTGLYGPTMLDIAPAN